In one Candidatus Binataceae bacterium genomic region, the following are encoded:
- a CDS encoding PD-(D/E)XK nuclease superfamily protein, which translates to MGRNTNTGAVLENMVLPALKRGGYSYRKQVVVGARPGGGKHKVDLVAEKSGQEFLISMKWQQSSGTAEQKVPFEIICLAEAVGETPSYKRGYAVLGGPGWTVREYYVEKIQKHLVGTETVKVFFAGGCASE; encoded by the coding sequence GTGGGGCGGAACACAAACACCGGCGCCGTCTTGGAGAACATGGTCCTTCCAGCGCTCAAGCGCGGCGGTTACTCGTATCGAAAACAGGTAGTCGTCGGCGCGCGTCCAGGCGGTGGAAAGCACAAGGTGGATTTGGTCGCAGAAAAATCTGGCCAGGAGTTCCTGATTTCAATGAAATGGCAGCAAAGCTCGGGTACTGCTGAGCAGAAGGTGCCCTTCGAGATCATTTGCCTCGCCGAAGCAGTCGGGGAAACTCCGAGCTACAAACGCGGCTACGCGGTTCTCGGCGGACCCGGCTGGACGGTCAGGGAATATTACGTTGAGAAAATCCAGAAGCACCTGGTCGGCACCGAGACCGTGAAAGTTTTTTTCGCTGGAGGTTGCGCTAGCGAATGA